From one Lolium rigidum isolate FL_2022 chromosome 4, APGP_CSIRO_Lrig_0.1, whole genome shotgun sequence genomic stretch:
- the LOC124647416 gene encoding uncharacterized protein LOC124647416 — MIWRVRCYSLQNWRMLPEGNFSTIPQIIEHGPIAYYLRVLICALAARRPHLPRPSPSSSRFPSRSTLPHHRRQVTLPRVREHAAPPVFSVRLRQYLFPVYAIRSRHGRFYFNLLRASSHSASSTQLIWFDLCLHREGPNRQCLPAQQSSFCLFSIQSAFGPAHQPLMLASFWHLLLPG, encoded by the exons ATGCTGCCTGAGGGTAATTTCTCCACCATACCGCAAATAATTGAACATGGCCCTATTGCTTATTATCTCCGTGTGCTCATTTG CGCGCTCGCCGCCCGTCGGCCTCATCTGCCTCGACCCTCTCCGTCCTCATCACGGTTTCCCTCAAGGTCGACTCTACCTCACCACCGCCGGCAGGTCACGCTCCCTCGTGTACGTGAACACGCAGCGCCGCCTGTTTTCTCCGTCCGCCTCCGGCAGTACCTGTTCCCCGTCTACGCCATCAGATCGAGGCACGGCCGCTTCTACTTCAACTTGTTGCGCGCCAGTTCTCATTCAGCATCCAGCACCCAGCTCATCTGGTTCGATCTATGTTTGCATCGTGAG GGACCCAACCGTCAGTGTCTACCAGCCCAGCAAAGCAGCTTCTGCCTCTTTAGCATCCAGTCAGCGTTCGGGCCCGCGCATCAGCCTCTCATGCTCGCTTCCTTCTGG catttgcttcttcccggatag
- the LOC124647417 gene encoding uncharacterized protein LOC124647417, with protein sequence MGRPALAARRPHLPRPSPSSSRFPSRSTLPHHRRQVTLPRVREHAAPPVFSVRLRQYLFPVYAIRSRHGRFYFNLLRASSHSASSTQLIWFDLCLHREGPNRQCLPAQQSSFCLFSIQSAFGPAHQPLMLASFWHLLLPG encoded by the exons ATGGGACGGCC CGCGCTCGCCGCCCGTCGGCCTCATCTGCCTCGACCCTCTCCGTCCTCATCACGGTTTCCCTCAAGGTCGACTCTACCTCACCACCGCCGGCAGGTCACGCTCCCTCGTGTACGTGAACACGCAGCGCCGCCTGTTTTCTCCGTCCGCCTCCGGCAGTACCTGTTCCCCGTCTACGCCATCAGATCGAGGCACGGCCGCTTCTACTTCAACTTGTTGCGCGCCAGTTCTCATTCAGCATCCAGCACCCAGCTCATCTGGTTCGATCTATGTTTGCATCGTGAG GGACCCAACCGTCAGTGTCTACCAGCCCAGCAAAGCAGCTTCTGCCTCTTTAGCATCCAGTCAGCGTTCGGGCCCGCGCATCAGCCTCTCATGCTCGCTTCCTTCTGG catttgcttcttcccggatag